The Sorangiineae bacterium MSr11954 DNA segment CATTGCGATGGGGCAAACCGGGACCGGGAACTTAATCGTCGTCGTGATCGGACAAGGGACCAACCGCGATACCACCGTCACATCCATCGTCGACGACGCTCCGGGTGGAAGCAACGCTTACGTCTCGACCCGTCAACGGTCGATCGACACCGCCGATGTCAACACGCTCGAGATCTGGTACGCGGCCAATATTCGACCGGGCGCAACGTCGGCGACCGTGACGATGCAGGACTCCGTGCGGGTTATGGCGTGGGTAATGGAGTTCTCCGGTCCAAGTAAGAGTGAAACATTCGATACGGGCAGCGTCCTCAACAACCAGCCTCGAGGGACGACGATCATCGCACCGGTCGTTATCCCCTCGACACCGACCGCCCTCGTCATTTCTGCAGCGATGAGCGCGGGTGAAATTTCCGAGCTCAATGCAGGCAGCCCCTTCCAGCGTCTTCCCATCGTGAGCGGTAACAACGTAGCTTACTTCTTTGCGACCAAGCCTGGCTCGTACAGTGCGGTGTGGAGCAGCGAAAACGCTACCTGGAATGCGAGCACGGTTGCGTTCAAGTAGGTTCGACCTTCCCATTGCGGTTTACGCCATCACGGCAGGATCGCGCCGATCGTGAAGGATAGGCCGCGTAGAACCTCGGGCTCGTAGCGGTCGTCTTTCGTGAAGGTTCGGCCGCGGTCGAAGCGGTCGTCGCGGAGTTGGAAGACGGTCAGGGAGCGGGCTCGGGGATCGACGAGCCAGTATTCGCGCACGCCGTTTCGCTCGTAGATGGCCTTCTTCTCGCCGCGGTCGCGCGAGCGGGTCATCTGGGAGAGGACCTCCGCGATGAGATCGGGCACGACCCGCAAAAATTGTCCTTCGACGGGGGTCACCGTGCGCCAGCGTGCGGCCGAGACGAAGCTGTGATCGGGTTGGATCGTGTCGCCGGGCGGGAGCTCGAAACCTTGGCTCGGGTCGAATACCTTACCAAGGTCGCGCTCTTGAACGAAGGTGCCTAGAAGTGCCTGGATGGTGCTGCCCACGCTCCCGTGGGGATACCCCTCCGGCGGGGCCATGACGACCCTGCCGTTGAGCAGCTCGTAATGATGCACGTCTCCGGCGGCCTCGCGCTCCTCGACGAAGCGCGCGAAATCTTCCTGGCGGATGGTTTCGTTCGACTCGAAAACGAGATGCACCATGATGCGGCCAGTGTAGCTCCGCGCAGGGCTAGCCGCCGATTCGCTACTTCTCGCCGCTCTTCCGCGAACGCCGGCGCGTGAAGAACGCGAAGAAGCCGCCCACGGCCACCAAGCCGCCAACGGGGAGGGCGTCTTCGGCGGGTGGAACGGAGCATGAGCAGCCACCGCCTTCGAGCGACGTGCCGTAGTTGCCATCGTTGCCGCCGTCGGCTCCGCCGGCGTCCATGCGGCCGGCATCGGTGCGACCGGCGTCGATGGGCCGGGAGTCGGGACCGCTGTCGCGGATGCCGCCGCCGTCGTCTCCGGCGTCGCCCGCGCTGCCATCGCCCGCGCTGCCGTCGTCACCGGTGCTGCCATCACCGGCGCTGCCGTCGTCTCCGGCGTCGGCGGTGCCTCCGTCGTCGATGGGGACGCATTGGCCCGTACCGCCGCCAGTGGCGTTGCATCGCTGGCCGGAGGGACAGTTGTTTCCGGGGCCCCCGCCTGCGCGGCAACCGGTGACGCATGCTTTGATCGTGTCATCGCAAATGCGCCCGGCAACGGCGTTGCAGTCCGAATCATCGTTGCAGCCGCAGCTCCGCGCGAAGCTCCCGCCCGGGCGGCAGATCGGCCCGGTGCCGGTGCGGTATGGCGCGCAATCGTCGTTGTCGTTGCACTGCACGCAGGTGTTCGTGTCGGTATCGCACACGGTGGCGCCCGTTTTTCCGGCGCAGCCCCCCAAGAGCGCGGTGCACTCGACACACCGGGTGGTGGGAGGCAGACCCCCGACGAGCTGACATACGTTTCGAGGGCCGGCATTCGAGCACAGCACCCCGCTGTCACCGAAGCAGTCGTGGAGGCATTGCCCCACGTTGGGAGGCGTGGTGGCGCTGCACGTGGTTCCGGCGCCGGGCGCGGGGCACCCATTGCGCCCGCCGACGCCGTCGTTGACGCATCCGGCGGTGCAGTAGGGGGCGGAGCCGTTGGCGGGAGCAGGCCGCGTGCAGATCAATCCGGAATTTTCGCTCCGATCGCCGCAGTCCGTGTCGTTGGCGCAACCGCAAATGCCGTATTGGGTCAGACAGACCGGTGTCCGCGTGGTGCCCACCGTCCCGCAGCGGACCACGT contains these protein-coding regions:
- a CDS encoding Uma2 family endonuclease, with protein sequence MVHLVFESNETIRQEDFARFVEEREAAGDVHHYELLNGRVVMAPPEGYPHGSVGSTIQALLGTFVQERDLGKVFDPSQGFELPPGDTIQPDHSFVSAARWRTVTPVEGQFLRVVPDLIAEVLSQMTRSRDRGEKKAIYERNGVREYWLVDPRARSLTVFQLRDDRFDRGRTFTKDDRYEPEVLRGLSFTIGAILP
- a CDS encoding MYXO-CTERM sorting domain-containing protein, which produces MAERSWMVLAAALAAAAATFVATPAYATICRSEADCAATPDTPACNKQQPSDPTGVCAQCSSTNVVRCGTVGTTRTPVCLTQYGICGCANDTDCGDRSENSGLICTRPAPANGSAPYCTAGCVNDGVGGRNGCPAPGAGTTCSATTPPNVGQCLHDCFGDSGVLCSNAGPRNVCQLVGGLPPTTRCVECTALLGGCAGKTGATVCDTDTNTCVQCNDNDDCAPYRTGTGPICRPGGSFARSCGCNDDSDCNAVAGRICDDTIKACVTGCRAGGGPGNNCPSGQRCNATGGGTGQCVPIDDGGTADAGDDGSAGDGSTGDDGSAGDGSAGDAGDDGGGIRDSGPDSRPIDAGRTDAGRMDAGGADGGNDGNYGTSLEGGGCSCSVPPAEDALPVGGLVAVGGFFAFFTRRRSRKSGEK